Within the Pseudoalteromonas ulvae UL12 genome, the region GGGCCAGCCCCAACAATCAGTACATCGACTTCATGTTGTTCCATTATTAACGCCTTACCGTTGAACCAGAGCGGGGTAAACCTAGCCCTTCTGAGCACACTTTAATCGGCGAGAATGCCCGCTCAGAAAAGTACTGAACCATCAGTTTGCCTTTTTCGCTTTTTTGCTCAATCACGTGTCGATTGTCATTGATAAAAAACACAGGTACCGAGGTACCATCGTCACTGGGGTTGCCCGTCAACTGACTTGTGGTGACTTCTTTGTATTCAAACAGCTCGTTATTGCGCTCTTGCTCAGTAAAATAAGGAAAGCCCTCATTTTGCGCGTTTTTATTTTTAATAAACGCCAATGCCGACCAATGCTCAACCATTTGCGTAAAGCTATTAATGCCCCGTTGATAATTAACTTGCTGCCCAGCACTGAGATTATTTTGCGCCTGACCCAATTGAGTGGTTTCACCCGTTAACACATCCCAAGGGCTTTGCGGTGGCCACCAATAACTATAATAAGTTGGCGTAAGCGGCTGAGGTTTTGAAGTCGTATTAGTGAGTGTCACCTGCTCTATCGAACCAAGTTGCAGTGTTTCTTCATTTAACGAACTTTGATCTCCGTTTTCCACTTGAGTGGTTGGAGTATTTAAATTGGCTTTGACCTCGGTCGATTCACTCTCGCCTTTAGCAAGGCTCAGTTGCCATGTTTGCGTGGTTTGCGTTCTTTGTTCTGTTTTCAATGTCGCTTTGTTAATTGAAGGCTCAGTGAAATTAACAGACTGCACAGTGCATTGGAAAAAGTCTGCCTGCCAAGGGCACGCCATGCGCTTGGTTAAATCACCCGGTTGGCAACCTCCCCCTTCACATTCGTCTCGACTAGGTGTCAAACCACTTTGGTTATACCCATTCAGTCCACCATCATGGGCAATAACATACGCAGATTCATATAAATTTGGGTTTTGTAAACTCCACGTCACTTCAATGCCTGGGCACATAGGTAAACCCACACAGTTACCTACACTGGCTTTATCAAGTGGGTGCACGGCAAATTCGGCCGGCTCTGGCGTATCTTCAAATCGACCTAACGCCCATTGACCCAGTAAAAATAATTGCGTCTCATCAAGGGCCATAAATTTTTCGACCGTAGTGTTACTAACAGAATTACTGCCTGAGTTCATCGGCATCATAGGTAATTCGCCGCCATTAGCATGGCTAAAAAGTGTTTCTTGTGGTTTTTCTACAGCCCCTATTTTTGGATCGGGTTTTCTAAAATAATCAAAATACGCTTGGCGTTTAGCACGATTAGCCTCTGAATTATCAGCAAAATTAAATTGATAACTAAAAAAGCCACTCATAGATTGCACGTTTGCAACCCACTGATAATTACTAATGCGTTCAATAATCGGCAAGATATCGCGCTTGTAATTGGCAATATAATCAAAATTAAAGTGACCATTGGCATATAAATCAGGGACTAAATTTTTATACCGCACCCCGATATCAAAAAACGTGTCATCTAAGCTCGAAATATTGACAATTTCTGGCGCAAAATCAGGCGAGCCAACCACCACCCACGCTTTAAGTGTTTTTGTGCTGCCGTCTTTGTAGGTTACTTCGCAGTACACAGGGCCATCTGCGGTATCATCGTGCCATGTGTCTGAGCCCCCATAACTGGTGAGTGCTTCATCGCCCCCTGCATGACCGTAGCCACCAAACACAATTAACCGACCTTTATCGTCCGTTTTTAAAGTCCCTAAAGTTTTAATAGCCGAACCATACTTAGGTTGATCTGATGGAAAAGACGCATGCGGGTAGTCACTTGGTACTGAGTTTCGGTCAAAATCAATCGGTGTCGCATTGGCTCCAGAAATAGTGCGCGGGCCGGGATCTATAATTAAACTTTGGCGATCTGGTTCGTCTGCATTTCTAAGGGGGACATTTCGGGCTTGATAACTGTTTTGTGGGCCATAAAGCAAGTTACCTTGCAACTCATTGTATTGATACCACGCTGCTTTTTTATTGGCTAAATGTACTGTCCACACCATAGAGGCAATTTGCTCATTCTCTAATGTGATTTCTGATTCACCATCAAACACTTTAAACACTTGGCCTTGGCGCTTAATGCGACCTGCTTTGTCTTTAAAGTACGTAACAGGTAAAAGAGTCTCTGGCTCAAGAGGTAAGCCCCCTATCGTCTCTGGGCTTAAGCATTCACTGCTTTCGTTGTTTGTAAGCTGCTCGCTATTACCTAATCGGGCGACTCCCACTGATGGATGGATAGCTAAATTCATCGTCTTCTCCTTGCGTGATTAACTGGTTGCTTGGCACATGTAATTTCAGCGCCAATACAGGTACAAATTAATGTCATTCGAAGTGTAGTTCACTAAATAGAAACAGACGGTTTAATTTTTTATGACTGATAATGAAATAGACGTAAAACATCAAAACCTCACTCAACCCAACCATTAATCAATTGAATTTAAATAACTTTACAAGTAGAAAAATAACAGAGTCGGAGTACAGCTTGTAATAACATGTAATAAAAACGGCCACTAAAACCTTGTTTTGATGAGCACTTAACGATGAGCGCTTAATAGATGCTCTTAAAATAACATCCCCAATATTGCCCTTTAATCATCGCGATTAACCTCTCATCACTTAAGCTAAAACACACCGAATAATCTGGCCTATTGTTACCTCAACGACACGGCAAACAGCCACGTTAAACAACTCACTTAAACTGTAAAAAGGACAATATTATGAACACTTCAACTTTAGACATCACACTAGCAACATCTTTAACAGCATTAGTC harbors:
- the lodA gene encoding CTQ-dependent lysine 6-oxidase LodA gives rise to the protein MNLAIHPSVGVARLGNSEQLTNNESSECLSPETIGGLPLEPETLLPVTYFKDKAGRIKRQGQVFKVFDGESEITLENEQIASMVWTVHLANKKAAWYQYNELQGNLLYGPQNSYQARNVPLRNADEPDRQSLIIDPGPRTISGANATPIDFDRNSVPSDYPHASFPSDQPKYGSAIKTLGTLKTDDKGRLIVFGGYGHAGGDEALTSYGGSDTWHDDTADGPVYCEVTYKDGSTKTLKAWVVVGSPDFAPEIVNISSLDDTFFDIGVRYKNLVPDLYANGHFNFDYIANYKRDILPIIERISNYQWVANVQSMSGFFSYQFNFADNSEANRAKRQAYFDYFRKPDPKIGAVEKPQETLFSHANGGELPMMPMNSGSNSVSNTTVEKFMALDETQLFLLGQWALGRFEDTPEPAEFAVHPLDKASVGNCVGLPMCPGIEVTWSLQNPNLYESAYVIAHDGGLNGYNQSGLTPSRDECEGGGCQPGDLTKRMACPWQADFFQCTVQSVNFTEPSINKATLKTEQRTQTTQTWQLSLAKGESESTEVKANLNTPTTQVENGDQSSLNEETLQLGSIEQVTLTNTTSKPQPLTPTYYSYWWPPQSPWDVLTGETTQLGQAQNNLSAGQQVNYQRGINSFTQMVEHWSALAFIKNKNAQNEGFPYFTEQERNNELFEYKEVTTSQLTGNPSDDGTSVPVFFINDNRHVIEQKSEKGKLMVQYFSERAFSPIKVCSEGLGLPRSGSTVRR